A genomic stretch from Calidithermus timidus DSM 17022 includes:
- a CDS encoding cytosine deaminase, whose product MDLVIKDARLTGREGLVDIGLEGGHIAAIEPGLRGGEEISAEGNLVSPSFYEIHIHLDAILTEGDPRPNRSGSLWEGIAIWAERVKRLSREDVRARVLKALPWFVAHGVTHIRTHVDVCDPSLTALKALLEIKAEVAGLIDIQIVAFPQLGMFSFEGGDALVRQALELGAEVIGGIPHYEITREYGVQSVKFALSLAHETGLPVDIHCDETDDDHSRFLETMAAETLRLRLSGRVAASHTTAMHSYNNAYADKIIGNVRRAGLHVICNPPDNAVLQGRFDHYPIRRGLTRVKELLAAGVNVAAGHDSVMDPWYPMGKGDPLHTAFVLLHLGLMSGQEDRAQLFPMLTSRPAAIWHNRLVRGGEGLEGHAVAVGNPADLVVWPVPTEDDAIRTLPMRRYVLKRGRVVAETRPEVSYVQGEAVRFLR is encoded by the coding sequence ATGGACCTCGTCATCAAGGACGCACGCCTCACCGGCCGCGAGGGTCTGGTGGACATCGGCCTCGAGGGCGGGCACATCGCCGCCATCGAACCGGGGCTGCGCGGGGGGGAGGAGATCTCGGCGGAGGGCAACCTGGTGAGCCCCAGTTTCTACGAGATCCACATCCACCTCGACGCCATCCTCACCGAGGGCGATCCCCGGCCCAACCGCTCGGGCTCGCTGTGGGAGGGCATCGCCATCTGGGCCGAGCGGGTCAAGCGGCTCAGCCGCGAGGACGTGCGCGCGCGGGTGCTCAAGGCGCTGCCCTGGTTCGTGGCCCACGGCGTCACCCACATCCGCACCCACGTCGACGTGTGCGACCCCAGCCTCACCGCGCTCAAGGCCCTGCTCGAGATCAAGGCCGAGGTGGCCGGGCTCATCGACATCCAGATCGTGGCCTTCCCGCAGTTGGGGATGTTCTCCTTCGAGGGCGGCGACGCGCTGGTGCGGCAGGCTCTCGAGCTCGGCGCCGAGGTGATCGGGGGGATCCCGCACTACGAGATCACCCGCGAGTACGGCGTGCAGAGCGTGAAGTTCGCGCTCTCGCTCGCCCACGAGACCGGCCTGCCCGTCGACATCCACTGCGACGAGACCGACGACGACCACTCCCGCTTCCTCGAGACCATGGCGGCCGAGACGCTGCGCCTGAGGTTGTCGGGCCGGGTGGCGGCCTCGCACACCACCGCCATGCACTCCTACAACAACGCCTACGCCGACAAGATCATCGGCAACGTGCGGCGGGCCGGGCTGCACGTCATCTGCAACCCGCCCGACAACGCCGTGCTGCAGGGGAGATTCGACCACTACCCCATCCGGCGCGGCCTCACGCGGGTCAAGGAACTGCTGGCCGCCGGGGTCAACGTGGCCGCCGGGCACGACTCGGTGATGGACCCCTGGTACCCCATGGGCAAGGGCGACCCCCTGCACACCGCCTTCGTGCTGCTGCACCTGGGGTTGATGTCAGGTCAAGAAGATCGGGCGCAGCTCTTCCCCATGCTCACCTCTCGTCCCGCCGCCATCTGGCACAACCGGCTGGTGCGGGGCGGCGAGGGCCTGGAGGGGCACGCCGTCGCGGTGGGCAACCCCGCCGACTTGGTGGTCTGGCCGGTCCCCACCGAGGACGACGCCATCCGCACCCTGCCCATGCGCCGCTACGTGCTCAAGCGCGGCCGGGTGGTGGCCGAGACCCGGCCCGAGGTCTCCTATGTGCAGGGCGAGGCGGTCCGGTTCCTGAGGTGA
- a CDS encoding ABC transporter ATP-binding protein yields the protein MTQSQPNPHLTPSAASLVSVKDVSMVFPTGTVALQNASLEIAAGEFISLIGPSGCGKTTLLRLLADLIQPTSGSIRIGGKTPEEARKARAYGYVFQAPTLMEWRTVLQNVMLPLEVMGVPKAEHRPRAERMLALVGLEKFARHYPWQLSGGMQQRVSIARALAFDPQLLFMDEPFGALDEITRENLNLELLRLWRETGKTVIFVTHSIPEAVFLSTRIVVMTPRPGKIETVIPVDLPQPRNFETRETTRFFEIATQVREALRKGHGFEVQE from the coding sequence GTGACCCAATCCCAGCCCAACCCCCACCTAACCCCCAGCGCCGCCAGCTTGGTGTCGGTGAAGGACGTCTCGATGGTGTTCCCCACCGGCACCGTGGCCCTGCAGAACGCGAGCCTCGAGATCGCCGCGGGCGAGTTCATCTCGCTCATCGGGCCCTCCGGTTGCGGCAAGACCACGCTCCTTCGGCTTCTGGCCGACCTGATCCAGCCCACCTCTGGGAGCATTCGCATCGGCGGCAAGACCCCGGAGGAGGCGCGCAAAGCCCGAGCCTACGGCTACGTCTTCCAGGCCCCCACCCTCATGGAGTGGCGCACCGTGCTGCAGAACGTGATGCTGCCGCTGGAGGTGATGGGCGTGCCCAAGGCCGAGCACAGGCCCCGCGCCGAGCGCATGCTGGCGCTGGTGGGGCTGGAGAAGTTCGCCCGCCACTACCCCTGGCAGCTCTCGGGCGGCATGCAGCAGCGGGTGAGCATCGCCCGTGCGCTGGCCTTCGACCCGCAGCTTTTGTTCATGGACGAGCCCTTCGGCGCGCTCGACGAGATCACGCGGGAGAACCTCAACCTCGAGCTCTTGCGGCTGTGGCGCGAGACCGGCAAGACCGTCATCTTCGTCACCCACTCCATCCCCGAGGCGGTGTTCCTCTCCACGCGCATCGTGGTCATGACCCCGCGCCCCGGCAAGATCGAGACCGTGATCCCGGTGGACTTACCCCAACCGCGCAACTTCGAGACCCGCGAGACCACCCGCTTCTTCGAGATCGCCACCCAGGTGCGCGAGGCCCTGCGCAAGGGGCACGGCTTCGAGGTGCAGGAGTAG
- the preA gene encoding NAD-dependent dihydropyrimidine dehydrogenase subunit PreA — protein MADLRINFAGIKSPNPFWLASAPPTNSGAQIHKAFEAGWGGAVWKTIGAPVLNVSNRYGAWHYGSQKMLAINNVELISDRPLEVNLREIRDVKRHWPDRAVIVSAMVESTPEAWRDIVMRIEDTGADGIELNYGCPHGMSERGMGSAVGQVPEYCNQITSWVTSVAKIPVIVKLTPNITNISYPAKAAVAGGAQAISLINTINSIVAVDLDTLEITPNIGGKGGHGGYAGPAVKPIALHLLSQVATTPEVARSGIPISGMGGISTWKDAAEFLLLGASSLQVCTAVMHYGYRIIEDLCDGLSNWMDSKGFKTVGEVVGKSLWRISDFKDFDLSFRAVARIDPEKCIKCNLCYVACNDTAHQCIDLIDASGNVVQPYRYDVRSNGKREAVSTRPQPVVREEDCVGCRLCHNVCPVEGCIEMVEVPSGRASITWDQLTRERPEVGTDWEAMERYRKEVGIEIH, from the coding sequence GCTGACCTTCGCATCAATTTCGCAGGCATCAAGTCCCCCAATCCCTTCTGGCTGGCTTCAGCCCCGCCGACCAACTCGGGGGCGCAGATCCACAAGGCCTTCGAGGCGGGCTGGGGTGGGGCGGTCTGGAAGACCATCGGGGCGCCGGTGCTCAACGTGTCCAACCGCTATGGAGCCTGGCACTACGGCTCCCAGAAGATGCTCGCCATCAACAACGTCGAGCTGATCTCGGACCGCCCTTTAGAGGTCAACCTGCGGGAAATTCGCGACGTCAAGCGGCACTGGCCCGACCGCGCGGTGATTGTCTCGGCCATGGTGGAGTCGACGCCCGAAGCCTGGCGCGACATCGTGATGCGGATCGAGGACACCGGAGCCGATGGCATCGAGCTCAACTACGGCTGTCCGCACGGCATGAGCGAGCGCGGCATGGGCAGCGCGGTGGGCCAGGTGCCCGAGTATTGCAATCAGATCACGAGCTGGGTGACCTCGGTGGCGAAAATTCCGGTGATCGTCAAGCTCACCCCCAACATCACCAACATCTCCTACCCGGCCAAGGCTGCCGTGGCCGGAGGGGCGCAGGCCATCAGCCTGATCAACACCATCAACTCCATCGTCGCGGTGGATCTGGATACGCTCGAGATCACCCCCAACATCGGCGGCAAGGGTGGGCACGGGGGCTACGCCGGTCCCGCGGTCAAGCCCATCGCCCTGCACCTCTTGTCCCAGGTGGCCACCACGCCCGAAGTGGCGAGGAGCGGCATCCCCATCAGCGGCATGGGGGGTATCAGCACCTGGAAGGACGCGGCGGAGTTCTTGCTGCTGGGGGCCAGCAGCCTGCAAGTCTGCACCGCCGTCATGCACTACGGCTACCGCATCATCGAGGATCTGTGCGACGGGCTTTCCAACTGGATGGATTCCAAGGGCTTCAAGACGGTGGGTGAGGTCGTGGGCAAGAGCCTCTGGCGTATCTCCGACTTCAAGGACTTCGACCTTTCCTTCCGCGCCGTCGCCCGCATCGACCCCGAGAAGTGCATCAAGTGCAACCTCTGCTACGTGGCTTGCAACGACACCGCCCACCAGTGCATCGACCTCATCGACGCCAGCGGGAACGTGGTGCAGCCTTACCGCTACGACGTGCGCTCGAACGGCAAGCGCGAGGCCGTCTCTACCCGTCCGCAACCCGTGGTGCGCGAGGAGGACTGCGTGGGCTGCCGGTTGTGCCACAACGTTTGCCCGGTAGAGGGTTGCATCGAGATGGTCGAGGTGCCCTCGGGGCGCGCGAGCATTACCTGGGACCAGCTCACCCGGGAGCGGCCCGAAGTAGGTACGGATTGGGAAGCTATGGAGCGTTATCGCAAGGAAGTGGGAATCGAGATTCACTAA
- the hydA gene encoding dihydropyrimidinase gives MPLLIKNGEIVTADSRYKADIYVEDETITRIGQGLEAPPGTEVIDATGKYVFPGFIDPHVHIYLPFMATFAKDTHETGSIAALIGGTTTYIEMCCPNRNDDALEGYHLWKSKAEGNSACDYTFHMSVTKFDDKTEGQLREIVADGINSFKIFLSYKNFFGVDDGEMYQTMRLAKELGVIVTAHCENAELVGRLQQKLLSEGKTGPEWHEPSRPESVEAEGTNRFATFLEATGATGYVVHLSCKPALEAALSAKARGVPLYIESVIPHFLLDKTYAERGGVEAMKYIMSPPLREKRNQKALWDALAQGFIDTVGTDHCPFDTEQKLLGKDAFTAIPNGIPAIEDRVNLLYTYGVSRGHLDLHRFVDAASTKAAKLFGLFPRKGTIAVGSDADLVVYDPSYRGIISAKTQHVNNDYNGFEGFEIDGRPSVVTVRGKVQVREGQFVGEKGRGKLLRREPMYF, from the coding sequence GTGCCCTTGCTCATCAAAAACGGCGAGATCGTCACCGCAGACTCCCGCTACAAAGCCGATATCTATGTGGAGGACGAGACCATTACCCGCATCGGGCAAGGCCTCGAGGCCCCGCCCGGCACCGAGGTCATCGACGCGACGGGCAAGTACGTTTTTCCCGGTTTCATCGATCCCCACGTCCACATCTACCTGCCCTTCATGGCGACCTTTGCCAAGGACACCCACGAGACCGGCAGCATCGCTGCGCTCATCGGGGGTACGACCACTTACATCGAGATGTGCTGCCCTAACCGCAATGACGACGCGCTCGAGGGTTACCACCTGTGGAAGAGCAAGGCCGAGGGGAACAGCGCTTGCGACTACACCTTCCACATGTCGGTGACCAAGTTCGACGACAAAACCGAGGGGCAGCTGCGCGAGATCGTGGCCGATGGAATCAACTCCTTCAAGATCTTCCTGTCGTACAAGAACTTCTTCGGTGTGGACGATGGGGAGATGTACCAGACCATGAGGCTGGCGAAGGAGTTGGGCGTCATCGTCACGGCGCACTGCGAGAACGCCGAGCTGGTGGGGCGCTTACAGCAAAAGCTCTTGTCCGAGGGCAAGACCGGCCCCGAATGGCACGAGCCCAGCCGCCCCGAGTCGGTGGAAGCCGAGGGGACCAACCGTTTCGCCACCTTCCTCGAGGCCACCGGGGCCACCGGCTACGTGGTGCACCTCTCCTGCAAGCCCGCGCTCGAGGCGGCTTTGAGCGCCAAGGCCCGGGGGGTGCCCCTCTACATCGAGTCGGTGATCCCCCACTTCCTCTTGGACAAGACCTACGCCGAGCGGGGCGGGGTGGAGGCCATGAAGTACATCATGTCGCCGCCCCTGCGCGAAAAGCGCAACCAGAAGGCCTTGTGGGACGCGTTGGCCCAGGGCTTCATCGACACCGTGGGCACCGACCACTGCCCCTTCGATACCGAGCAGAAGCTGTTGGGTAAAGACGCCTTCACCGCCATCCCCAACGGTATCCCCGCCATCGAGGACCGGGTGAACCTGCTCTACACCTACGGGGTGAGCCGGGGCCACCTCGACCTCCACCGCTTCGTGGACGCGGCCAGCACCAAGGCCGCCAAGCTCTTCGGGCTCTTCCCGCGCAAGGGCACCATCGCGGTGGGCTCCGACGCCGACCTGGTGGTCTACGACCCCAGCTACCGGGGGATCATCTCGGCCAAGACCCAGCACGTCAACAACGATTACAACGGCTTCGAGGGCTTCGAGATCGATGGGCGGCCCAGCGTGGTGACCGTGCGGGGCAAGGTGCAGGTGCGCGAGGGCCAATTCGTGGGCGAGAAGGGGCGCGGCAAGCTGTTGCGGCGCGAGCCGATGTACTTCTGA